One part of the Solanum dulcamara chromosome 8, daSolDulc1.2, whole genome shotgun sequence genome encodes these proteins:
- the LOC129901403 gene encoding proliferating cell nuclear antigen, translating to MLELRLVQGSLLKKVLESIKDLVNDANFDCSATGFSLQAMDSSHVALVALLLRSEGFEHYRCDRNISMGMNLTNMAKMLKCAGNDDIITIKADDGSDTVTFMFESPTQDKIADFEMKLMDIDSEHLGIPEAEYHAIVRMPSAEFGRICRDLSSIGDTVVISVTKEGVKFSTRGDIGTANIVCRQNTTVDKPEEATVIEMNEPVSLTFALRYLNSFTKASPLSNTVTISLSSELPVVVEYKIAEMGYVRYYLAPKIEEDEEETKP from the exons ATGCTGGAACTACGCCTTGTTCAGGGAAGTCTGTTGAAGAAAGTTCTAGAATCGATTAAGGATCTGGTGAACGATGCGAACTTCGATTGTTCCGCCACTGGTTTCTCTCTGCAGGCCATGGACTCCAGCCACGTGGCTCTGGTGGCGCTGCTGCTCCGATCTGAGGGTTTTGAGCACTACCGCTGTGACCGGAACATTTCAATGGGCATGAACCTTACTAACATGGCGAAAATGCTCAAATGTGCCGGAAATGACGACATCATCACCATCAAGGCTGACGATGGCAGTGACACCGTCACTTTCATGTTTGAAAGCCCCA CCCAAGACAAGATTGCTGATTTTGAGATGAAGCTAATGGACATTGACAGTGAGCATCTTGGGATTCCTGAAGCAGAGTACCATGCTATTGTTAGAATGCCTTCGGCTGAGTTTGGTAGAATTTGCAGAGACCTTAGCAGCATTGGAGATACAG TTGTTATTTCGGTGACAAAGGAAGGTGTAAAATTCTCAACCAGAGGTGACATTGGTACTGCTAATATTGTTTGCAGGCAAAATACAACTGTTGACAAG CCTGAAGAAGCCACAGTTATAGAGATGAATGAGCCAGTATCATTGACATTTGCCCTGAGATACTTGAACTCTTTTACAAAAGCATCTCCATTGTCAAACACAGTAACCATCAGCTTGTCTTCAGAGCTTCCTGTTGTTGTTGAGTACAAGATTGCTGAGATGGGCTATGTAAGGTATTACCTGGCACCTAAGATAGAAGAGGATGAAGAGGAAACCAAGCCTTGA